From Luteitalea sp., the proteins below share one genomic window:
- a CDS encoding Uma2 family endonuclease, translated as MATVLSAAEQRVLLQNIPWEVYEGLLATQQDASVPRYTYDEGLLEIMSPSAEHEHANDVIRLLVNVAAEEMAIDVAGFGSTTYRRKDLARGFEPDASFYVTHVKQVRGRATLDLTTDPPPDLVVEIDVTKSSLDKLAIFARFGIREAWRYDGTRLTVFVLVAGQYVERQASDVFPGLAAETLTRFIGEARELERPVWLHRLRAWIRSHRV; from the coding sequence ATGGCCACCGTGCTCAGCGCCGCCGAACAGCGAGTGCTCTTACAGAACATCCCCTGGGAGGTCTACGAGGGCCTGCTCGCTACCCAGCAAGACGCGAGTGTACCGCGATACACGTATGACGAAGGGTTGTTGGAGATCATGAGCCCCTCGGCAGAGCACGAGCACGCCAACGATGTCATCCGACTGCTAGTCAACGTCGCGGCGGAGGAAATGGCCATCGACGTCGCGGGATTTGGCTCGACGACCTACCGGAGGAAAGACCTCGCACGTGGCTTCGAGCCGGATGCTTCGTTCTACGTCACGCACGTCAAACAGGTGCGCGGGAGGGCAACCCTCGACCTGACGACCGATCCGCCACCCGATTTGGTCGTTGAGATCGACGTGACCAAATCCTCGTTGGACAAGCTCGCGATTTTTGCACGCTTTGGCATTCGCGAAGCGTGGCGATACGACGGTACGCGGCTCACGGTCTTCGTTCTCGTGGCTGGCCAGTATGTAGAACGTCAAGCTAGCGACGTCTTTCCAGGCCTGGCCGCGGAGACGCTCACACGCTTTATTGGCGAGGCTCGCGAGCTAGAGCGGCCCGTCTGGTTGCACCGCCTCCGTGCCTGGATACGCTCGCACCGTGTCTGA
- a CDS encoding transglutaminase family protein has translation MTCPESSSRESTCSARSSRALCASPRLVSSRRYRPSPITRLAVPCPAPARSDGAGWQRTSGAARRTFARIVGLWPGPSPFAQPTQLLRDLASEVGLERGDDPLGTLRQLSRDVYASFEYSPKSTRVDSPIDEALETRRGVCQDFAHIFIALARQIGIPSRYVSGYLLHAADSADRSSDGATHAWVEVLLPDLAWVGFDPTNDLIAGDRHIRVAIGRDYADVPPTRGVFKGISAVRSELAVSVHVGPVPPPLAGEALPFVPWMSREAAAPLGDASASQQQP, from the coding sequence ATTACCTGTCCCGAGTCGTCATCGAGGGAGTCCACCTGCTCAGCGCGGAGTTCCCGCGCTCTGTGCGCTTCGCCGCGGCTCGTATCGAGTCGGCGTTACAGGCCATCGCCCATCACACGTCTCGCGGTGCCATGCCCAGCCCCCGCGCGGTCAGACGGCGCAGGGTGGCAGAGGACGAGCGGAGCGGCTCGCCGGACGTTTGCACGCATCGTTGGACTATGGCCAGGTCCCAGTCCGTTTGCGCAACCGACGCAGCTGTTGCGCGACTTGGCGTCCGAGGTGGGCCTCGAGCGGGGTGACGACCCGCTCGGCACGTTGCGCCAGCTTTCGCGGGATGTCTACGCCAGCTTCGAGTACAGCCCCAAGAGCACCCGCGTCGACTCGCCGATCGACGAGGCGCTGGAGACGCGGCGCGGTGTGTGTCAAGACTTCGCGCACATCTTCATCGCCCTCGCGCGACAGATCGGCATACCCTCTCGCTATGTGAGCGGCTATCTCCTTCACGCCGCGGACAGCGCCGACCGGTCATCCGACGGCGCCACTCATGCATGGGTCGAGGTGCTGCTGCCTGACCTCGCGTGGGTCGGCTTCGATCCGACCAATGACCTCATCGCGGGCGATCGCCACATTCGAGTGGCGATTGGTCGCGACTACGCGGACGTGCCCCCGACTCGCGGCGTCTTCAAGGGGATCAGCGCCGTTCGCAGCGAGCTGGCCGTGTCGGTCCACGTTGGACCCGTGCCCCCGCCGCTGGCTGGTGAGGCGCTGCCCTTCGTGCCCTGGATGTCACGCGAGGCGGCGGCGCCGCTCGGCGACGCCAGCGCGAGCCAACAGCAGCCGTAG